The Blattabacterium sp. (Cryptocercus kyebangensis) region TTTTCGAAGATGTAATAAAGAATGTGGAATAGTTAAAATAGAACTATGTATTATAATTTGATCATAAAATAAAATATCAATATCAATTTCTCTATCTTTATAAGATTTTTTATTTTTGGATGATAGATCTTTTATTTTTTTATTCGTTATGGATTTTTTTCTTAAAAAAAATTCGATATCATAAATTTTTTCTAATAGATCAATAGGAGAATAAAATGTTTTTACATACAAAGCTCTATTGTAAAAAGGATATGTATCTTTGTGCATATTCCAAGCTTCGCTTTCAAAATAAGAAGATTTTTGAATTATTTTTCCAATTTTTTGGGAAATTAAAGCTAAAGATTCATCTAAATGCTTTTTTCTATTTCCTTTATTACTTCCTTGTAATAAAAAAACATTGTGTTCTTTCAATAACATTTGTAATAAATATACTAATTAAATACATATATTTTTTTTATGTATGTTATTTTTAAAATTTAGAAAAATATTTTTAAATTAAGTGAATATTTATATGGATTCATATCATAAAAAAAATATAAATAAAAAATATTA contains the following coding sequences:
- the folK gene encoding 2-amino-4-hydroxy-6-hydroxymethyldihydropteridine diphosphokinase; this encodes MLLKEHNVFLLQGSNKGNRKKHLDESLALISQKIGKIIQKSSYFESEAWNMHKDTYPFYNRALYVKTFYSPIDLLEKIYDIEFFLRKKSITNKKIKDLSSKNKKSYKDREIDIDILFYDQIIIHSSILTIPHSLLHLRKFVLVPMCEISPKKYHPIFNTTLLEILGVCEDKLKIKKIEFE